One stretch of Eupeodes corollae chromosome 2, idEupCoro1.1, whole genome shotgun sequence DNA includes these proteins:
- the LOC129944017 gene encoding protein ovarian tumor locus isoform X2 produces MQRPFTSGSRQAPDPFDQYLEENNFYRKHTARDASCLFRTISEQVYDTQQYHLTIRKRCVSYMRKHRSYFESQVERDLDEYLDDMSKPKSYGTLIELQAASFVFKRNVLLFEPYTLGSHFSYRPEFTDVFRVFYTPERHFDSVFTLDYIKDVAICQSVCYEILYKDLFKLPDVTFAVEQMLHSNSLETSSYSTECNEDGYCTKIIIEDGRSFDFDLPENTCCILENYRLCHFHNPNFLRFSEELQRELKETKKDDNKHKFLSKTVDSLLPDKYISCVRQLLLEGITPFPYKVAKALDPNMYRNIEFDAWNEARKELKLQNWYNGDSNFKVGAKCHVKLQKSENDLYTCHIQEIAMEKGYCVVFIEQLGEKRLVPYDSLKPLPADQFKPWSLPYHLQRHIQKCNTYRYSRQFNYRFKVDQQFTSQYCLSNLKSCDDYYDDPKLKQQDCIYKLNQFTHLENFQTQTMEYCTMPLTVEHSRDNMTDSKLSHRNESSRAQSRCSDVPRTDCAGDNGGVVFENNGDQQDVSPDGQQAYAAGAAYTDEYFSYGFDPSIIQTGPQALIPNGGAPLYYMYNPAYPPAGGMYMPAPPPPQMIASTQGHVGFCPQYYQVPPGGGSGSYNGSPSIQRRGQSNTTPLTGRINFDVKKSVKANGSDLPVDVATLRYFFNLGLEYHQKLYRNSDLPIDSKEGIVKVSPEVQLPKLDENGNDIGIKPDPNNNTNSSKNNNNNNTNTNNYSGQNKQNNGQRRFPSRYFNNKERHNYRSAPQNNRYHQNEYNNSNGGGNKGHKPNPNYLSAPGTNNSTPNSRNTQSSSNNNPRPGSAGNGNAISTNELVGQTSPMISFGTVENCELVQTPTTYNSNGQILTSYVGPYVQEYDQQQPPQGAPQSSGLYMPMPVGPSPYGIYTAGPTIGTTPVAMHSAGAFPYLSGPPPTGIPMHSPGHSGISPAQMGPTYYATTTSAESGGPALIDAAAVDPNHYPCVGYPPPVQFYYSPTNGVPPSNNQPVGSPGLGPQGYWCMPPPIQTHPSPQPQAVTMLASCNQPTGNRRDNQSKSQNSSGDQ; encoded by the exons ACGAAATGTACTTCTCTTTGAGCCATATACACTTGGAAGTCATTTTAGCTATCGCCCAGAATTTACTGATGTATTTCGAGTTTTCTATACTCCAGAAAGACATTTTGATTCTGTATTCACCCTTGATTATATCAAAGATGTTGCTATTTGCCAAT CGGTATGCTATGAAATTCTCTACAAGGACCTGTTTAAACTTCCCGACGTAACATTTGCTGTCGAGCAAATGTTACATTCGAATTCACTTGAAACATCATCCTATAGCACTGAGTGCAATGAAGACGGCTACTGTACTAAGATCATCATCGAAGATGGGCgttcatttgattttgatttaccAGAAAATACTTGTTGTATATTAGAAAATTATAGACTCTGCCATTTCCATAATCCTAATTTTCTACGATTTTCTGAGGAATTGCAACGTGAGTTGAAGGAAACCAAGAAAGATGATAACAAACATAAATTTCTTAGCAAAACTGTTGATTCACTTTTGCCTGATAAGTATATTTCATGTGTAAGACAATTGCTGTTAGAAG GTATAACTCCATTTCCGTATAAGGTTGCAAAGGCCCTTGATCCGAATATGTACAGAAACATAGAATTTGATGCGTGGAATGAAGCTCGCAAAGAACTTAAGCTTCAGAACTGGTACAATGGTGATTCAAATTTTAAG GTTGGTGCCAAGTGCCatgttaaattacaaaaatctgaaaatgaTCTTTATACCTGCCACATTCAGGAGATCGCTATGGAAAAAGGATATTGTGTGGTTTTTATTGAACAATTAGGCGAAAAAAGACTT gtcCCTTATGATTCCTTGAAACCATTGCCAGCTGACCAATTTAAACCATGGTCACTGCCCTATCATCTACAACGCCATATTCAAAAATGCAACACTTATCGCTATTCTCGGCAATTCAATTATCGGTTCAAAGTTGACCAACAATTTACCTCGCAGTACTGCTTGTCGAATTTGAAGTCCTGCGATGACTATTATGATGATCCTAAGTTGAAGCAGCAGGACTGTATATACAAATTGAATCAATTTACCCACTTGGAGAATTTTCAAACTCAAACCATGGAGTATTGTACGATGCCATTGACGGTAGAACATTCGCGGGACAACATGACCGATAGCAAATTATCGCACAGGAATGAATCTTCTAGAGCCCAGTCGCGTTGTTCAGACGTTCCAAGAACCGATTGTGCTGGCGATAATGGTGGTGTTGTGTTTGAAAATAATGGCGATCAACAAGATGTATCGCCAGATGGGCAACAGGCGTATGCAGCTGGAGCAGCATACACTGATGAATATTTCAGCTATGGTTTCGATCCGAGTATCATTCAAACCGGGCCACAGGCTTTGATCCCAAATGGAGGAGCTCCATTGTACTACATGTATAACCCTGCGTATCCTCCTGCAGGCGGAATGTATATGCCGGCGCCACCACCACCCCAAATGATTGCATCCACACAAGGTCATGTTGGCTTTTGTCCACAATACTACCAAGTGCCACCAGGGGGTGGTAGTGGTAGCTACAACGGCAGTCCATCGATTCAACGACGTGGACAATCGAACACCACCCCACTGACTGGACGTATTAATTTTGATGTAAAGAAATCAGTCAAGGCAAATGGTTCAGATTTACCAGTTGATGTGGCTACTCTaagatatttcttcaatttGGGCTTGGAATATCACCAAAAACTTTATCGAAATTCAG ATTTGCCAATTGACTCGAAGGAAGGAATTGTAAAGGTGTCTCCCGAAGTGCAGTTACCAAAACTAGATGAAAATGGGAACGATATTGGT ATAAAACCTGATCCGAACAACAATACTAATTCctcgaaaaataataataacaacaatacaAACACAAACAACTATTCaggacaaaataaacaaaacaatggtCAGCGTAGGTTCCCTTCGCGATATTTCAACAACAAAGAACGCCATAACTATCGATCGGCTCCACAAAATAATCGTTATCATCAAAATGAATACAACAATTCTAATGGTGGCGGCAACAAGGGCCACAAGCCCAATCCAAACTATTTATCAGCTCCTGGAACCAACAATTCTACTCCGAACTCACGAAACACTCAATCGTCCTCCAATAACAACCCTCGGCCTGGAAGTGCTGGAAATGGAAATGCAATTTCGACAAATGAACTTGTAGGCCAAACTTCGCCAATGATAAGTTTCGGTACAGTCGAAAATTGTGAATTGGTGCAG aCGCCAACAACATATAATTCTAACGGGCAAATACTAACGTCGTATGTTGGCCCATATGTGCAAGAATACGACCAACAGCAACCACCACAAGGAGCACCACAATCATCAGGCCTTTACATGCCAATGCCAGTTGGACCATCACCATATGGAATTTATACAGCAGGCCCAACTATTGGAACTACTCCTGTTGCTATGCATTCAGCAGGTGCATTCCCGTATTTGAGTGGACCACCACCTACTGGTATTCCGATGCATTCGCCAGGACATTCGGGCATTTCGCCAGCTCAAATGGGACCAACTTATTATGCCACTACAACGAGTGCCGAATCGGGTGGACCTGCTTTGATTGATGCCGCTGCCGTCGATCCAAATCATTATCCCTGTGTTGGTTATCCACCACCAGTACAGTTTTATTATTCTCCAACTAATGGAGTACCACCTTCTAACAATCAACCTGTAGGATCTCCTGGCCTTGGTCCACAG GGATACTGGTGTATGCCACCACCAATTCAAACTCATCCTTCGCCGCAACCACAGGCGGTAACTATGTTGGCTTCCTGCAACCAACCTACAGGTAATCGACGAGACAATCaatcaaaatctcaaaattccTCTGGAGATCAGTAA
- the LOC129944017 gene encoding protein ovarian tumor locus isoform X1 — MQRPFTSGSRQAPDPFDQYLEENNFYRKHTARDASCLFRTISEQVYDTQQYHLTIRKRCVSYMRKHRSYFESQVERDLDEYLDDMSKPKSYGTLIELQAASFVFKRNVLLFEPYTLGSHFSYRPEFTDVFRVFYTPERHFDSVFTLDYIKDVAICQSVCYEILYKDLFKLPDVTFAVEQMLHSNSLETSSYSTECNEDGYCTKIIIEDGRSFDFDLPENTCCILENYRLCHFHNPNFLRFSEELQRELKETKKDDNKHKFLSKTVDSLLPDKYISCVRQLLLEGITPFPYKVAKALDPNMYRNIEFDAWNEARKELKLQNWYNGDSNFKLIKYEKRRLRRILQVGAKCHVKLQKSENDLYTCHIQEIAMEKGYCVVFIEQLGEKRLVPYDSLKPLPADQFKPWSLPYHLQRHIQKCNTYRYSRQFNYRFKVDQQFTSQYCLSNLKSCDDYYDDPKLKQQDCIYKLNQFTHLENFQTQTMEYCTMPLTVEHSRDNMTDSKLSHRNESSRAQSRCSDVPRTDCAGDNGGVVFENNGDQQDVSPDGQQAYAAGAAYTDEYFSYGFDPSIIQTGPQALIPNGGAPLYYMYNPAYPPAGGMYMPAPPPPQMIASTQGHVGFCPQYYQVPPGGGSGSYNGSPSIQRRGQSNTTPLTGRINFDVKKSVKANGSDLPVDVATLRYFFNLGLEYHQKLYRNSDLPIDSKEGIVKVSPEVQLPKLDENGNDIGIKPDPNNNTNSSKNNNNNNTNTNNYSGQNKQNNGQRRFPSRYFNNKERHNYRSAPQNNRYHQNEYNNSNGGGNKGHKPNPNYLSAPGTNNSTPNSRNTQSSSNNNPRPGSAGNGNAISTNELVGQTSPMISFGTVENCELVQTPTTYNSNGQILTSYVGPYVQEYDQQQPPQGAPQSSGLYMPMPVGPSPYGIYTAGPTIGTTPVAMHSAGAFPYLSGPPPTGIPMHSPGHSGISPAQMGPTYYATTTSAESGGPALIDAAAVDPNHYPCVGYPPPVQFYYSPTNGVPPSNNQPVGSPGLGPQGYWCMPPPIQTHPSPQPQAVTMLASCNQPTGNRRDNQSKSQNSSGDQ; from the exons ACGAAATGTACTTCTCTTTGAGCCATATACACTTGGAAGTCATTTTAGCTATCGCCCAGAATTTACTGATGTATTTCGAGTTTTCTATACTCCAGAAAGACATTTTGATTCTGTATTCACCCTTGATTATATCAAAGATGTTGCTATTTGCCAAT CGGTATGCTATGAAATTCTCTACAAGGACCTGTTTAAACTTCCCGACGTAACATTTGCTGTCGAGCAAATGTTACATTCGAATTCACTTGAAACATCATCCTATAGCACTGAGTGCAATGAAGACGGCTACTGTACTAAGATCATCATCGAAGATGGGCgttcatttgattttgatttaccAGAAAATACTTGTTGTATATTAGAAAATTATAGACTCTGCCATTTCCATAATCCTAATTTTCTACGATTTTCTGAGGAATTGCAACGTGAGTTGAAGGAAACCAAGAAAGATGATAACAAACATAAATTTCTTAGCAAAACTGTTGATTCACTTTTGCCTGATAAGTATATTTCATGTGTAAGACAATTGCTGTTAGAAG GTATAACTCCATTTCCGTATAAGGTTGCAAAGGCCCTTGATCCGAATATGTACAGAAACATAGAATTTGATGCGTGGAATGAAGCTCGCAAAGAACTTAAGCTTCAGAACTGGTACAATGGTGATTCAAATTTTAAG TTGatcaaatatgaaaaaagaagaTTGCGCCGAATCTTGCAGGTTGGTGCCAAGTGCCatgttaaattacaaaaatctgaaaatgaTCTTTATACCTGCCACATTCAGGAGATCGCTATGGAAAAAGGATATTGTGTGGTTTTTATTGAACAATTAGGCGAAAAAAGACTT gtcCCTTATGATTCCTTGAAACCATTGCCAGCTGACCAATTTAAACCATGGTCACTGCCCTATCATCTACAACGCCATATTCAAAAATGCAACACTTATCGCTATTCTCGGCAATTCAATTATCGGTTCAAAGTTGACCAACAATTTACCTCGCAGTACTGCTTGTCGAATTTGAAGTCCTGCGATGACTATTATGATGATCCTAAGTTGAAGCAGCAGGACTGTATATACAAATTGAATCAATTTACCCACTTGGAGAATTTTCAAACTCAAACCATGGAGTATTGTACGATGCCATTGACGGTAGAACATTCGCGGGACAACATGACCGATAGCAAATTATCGCACAGGAATGAATCTTCTAGAGCCCAGTCGCGTTGTTCAGACGTTCCAAGAACCGATTGTGCTGGCGATAATGGTGGTGTTGTGTTTGAAAATAATGGCGATCAACAAGATGTATCGCCAGATGGGCAACAGGCGTATGCAGCTGGAGCAGCATACACTGATGAATATTTCAGCTATGGTTTCGATCCGAGTATCATTCAAACCGGGCCACAGGCTTTGATCCCAAATGGAGGAGCTCCATTGTACTACATGTATAACCCTGCGTATCCTCCTGCAGGCGGAATGTATATGCCGGCGCCACCACCACCCCAAATGATTGCATCCACACAAGGTCATGTTGGCTTTTGTCCACAATACTACCAAGTGCCACCAGGGGGTGGTAGTGGTAGCTACAACGGCAGTCCATCGATTCAACGACGTGGACAATCGAACACCACCCCACTGACTGGACGTATTAATTTTGATGTAAAGAAATCAGTCAAGGCAAATGGTTCAGATTTACCAGTTGATGTGGCTACTCTaagatatttcttcaatttGGGCTTGGAATATCACCAAAAACTTTATCGAAATTCAG ATTTGCCAATTGACTCGAAGGAAGGAATTGTAAAGGTGTCTCCCGAAGTGCAGTTACCAAAACTAGATGAAAATGGGAACGATATTGGT ATAAAACCTGATCCGAACAACAATACTAATTCctcgaaaaataataataacaacaatacaAACACAAACAACTATTCaggacaaaataaacaaaacaatggtCAGCGTAGGTTCCCTTCGCGATATTTCAACAACAAAGAACGCCATAACTATCGATCGGCTCCACAAAATAATCGTTATCATCAAAATGAATACAACAATTCTAATGGTGGCGGCAACAAGGGCCACAAGCCCAATCCAAACTATTTATCAGCTCCTGGAACCAACAATTCTACTCCGAACTCACGAAACACTCAATCGTCCTCCAATAACAACCCTCGGCCTGGAAGTGCTGGAAATGGAAATGCAATTTCGACAAATGAACTTGTAGGCCAAACTTCGCCAATGATAAGTTTCGGTACAGTCGAAAATTGTGAATTGGTGCAG aCGCCAACAACATATAATTCTAACGGGCAAATACTAACGTCGTATGTTGGCCCATATGTGCAAGAATACGACCAACAGCAACCACCACAAGGAGCACCACAATCATCAGGCCTTTACATGCCAATGCCAGTTGGACCATCACCATATGGAATTTATACAGCAGGCCCAACTATTGGAACTACTCCTGTTGCTATGCATTCAGCAGGTGCATTCCCGTATTTGAGTGGACCACCACCTACTGGTATTCCGATGCATTCGCCAGGACATTCGGGCATTTCGCCAGCTCAAATGGGACCAACTTATTATGCCACTACAACGAGTGCCGAATCGGGTGGACCTGCTTTGATTGATGCCGCTGCCGTCGATCCAAATCATTATCCCTGTGTTGGTTATCCACCACCAGTACAGTTTTATTATTCTCCAACTAATGGAGTACCACCTTCTAACAATCAACCTGTAGGATCTCCTGGCCTTGGTCCACAG GGATACTGGTGTATGCCACCACCAATTCAAACTCATCCTTCGCCGCAACCACAGGCGGTAACTATGTTGGCTTCCTGCAACCAACCTACAGGTAATCGACGAGACAATCaatcaaaatctcaaaattccTCTGGAGATCAGTAA
- the LOC129944017 gene encoding uncharacterized protein LOC129944017 isoform X3, with protein sequence MLHSNSLETSSYSTECNEDGYCTKIIIEDGRSFDFDLPENTCCILENYRLCHFHNPNFLRFSEELQRELKETKKDDNKHKFLSKTVDSLLPDKYISCVRQLLLEGITPFPYKVAKALDPNMYRNIEFDAWNEARKELKLQNWYNGDSNFKLIKYEKRRLRRILQVGAKCHVKLQKSENDLYTCHIQEIAMEKGYCVVFIEQLGEKRLVPYDSLKPLPADQFKPWSLPYHLQRHIQKCNTYRYSRQFNYRFKVDQQFTSQYCLSNLKSCDDYYDDPKLKQQDCIYKLNQFTHLENFQTQTMEYCTMPLTVEHSRDNMTDSKLSHRNESSRAQSRCSDVPRTDCAGDNGGVVFENNGDQQDVSPDGQQAYAAGAAYTDEYFSYGFDPSIIQTGPQALIPNGGAPLYYMYNPAYPPAGGMYMPAPPPPQMIASTQGHVGFCPQYYQVPPGGGSGSYNGSPSIQRRGQSNTTPLTGRINFDVKKSVKANGSDLPVDVATLRYFFNLGLEYHQKLYRNSDLPIDSKEGIVKVSPEVQLPKLDENGNDIGIKPDPNNNTNSSKNNNNNNTNTNNYSGQNKQNNGQRRFPSRYFNNKERHNYRSAPQNNRYHQNEYNNSNGGGNKGHKPNPNYLSAPGTNNSTPNSRNTQSSSNNNPRPGSAGNGNAISTNELVGQTSPMISFGTVENCELVQTPTTYNSNGQILTSYVGPYVQEYDQQQPPQGAPQSSGLYMPMPVGPSPYGIYTAGPTIGTTPVAMHSAGAFPYLSGPPPTGIPMHSPGHSGISPAQMGPTYYATTTSAESGGPALIDAAAVDPNHYPCVGYPPPVQFYYSPTNGVPPSNNQPVGSPGLGPQGYWCMPPPIQTHPSPQPQAVTMLASCNQPTGNRRDNQSKSQNSSGDQ encoded by the exons ATGTTACATTCGAATTCACTTGAAACATCATCCTATAGCACTGAGTGCAATGAAGACGGCTACTGTACTAAGATCATCATCGAAGATGGGCgttcatttgattttgatttaccAGAAAATACTTGTTGTATATTAGAAAATTATAGACTCTGCCATTTCCATAATCCTAATTTTCTACGATTTTCTGAGGAATTGCAACGTGAGTTGAAGGAAACCAAGAAAGATGATAACAAACATAAATTTCTTAGCAAAACTGTTGATTCACTTTTGCCTGATAAGTATATTTCATGTGTAAGACAATTGCTGTTAGAAG GTATAACTCCATTTCCGTATAAGGTTGCAAAGGCCCTTGATCCGAATATGTACAGAAACATAGAATTTGATGCGTGGAATGAAGCTCGCAAAGAACTTAAGCTTCAGAACTGGTACAATGGTGATTCAAATTTTAAG TTGatcaaatatgaaaaaagaagaTTGCGCCGAATCTTGCAGGTTGGTGCCAAGTGCCatgttaaattacaaaaatctgaaaatgaTCTTTATACCTGCCACATTCAGGAGATCGCTATGGAAAAAGGATATTGTGTGGTTTTTATTGAACAATTAGGCGAAAAAAGACTT gtcCCTTATGATTCCTTGAAACCATTGCCAGCTGACCAATTTAAACCATGGTCACTGCCCTATCATCTACAACGCCATATTCAAAAATGCAACACTTATCGCTATTCTCGGCAATTCAATTATCGGTTCAAAGTTGACCAACAATTTACCTCGCAGTACTGCTTGTCGAATTTGAAGTCCTGCGATGACTATTATGATGATCCTAAGTTGAAGCAGCAGGACTGTATATACAAATTGAATCAATTTACCCACTTGGAGAATTTTCAAACTCAAACCATGGAGTATTGTACGATGCCATTGACGGTAGAACATTCGCGGGACAACATGACCGATAGCAAATTATCGCACAGGAATGAATCTTCTAGAGCCCAGTCGCGTTGTTCAGACGTTCCAAGAACCGATTGTGCTGGCGATAATGGTGGTGTTGTGTTTGAAAATAATGGCGATCAACAAGATGTATCGCCAGATGGGCAACAGGCGTATGCAGCTGGAGCAGCATACACTGATGAATATTTCAGCTATGGTTTCGATCCGAGTATCATTCAAACCGGGCCACAGGCTTTGATCCCAAATGGAGGAGCTCCATTGTACTACATGTATAACCCTGCGTATCCTCCTGCAGGCGGAATGTATATGCCGGCGCCACCACCACCCCAAATGATTGCATCCACACAAGGTCATGTTGGCTTTTGTCCACAATACTACCAAGTGCCACCAGGGGGTGGTAGTGGTAGCTACAACGGCAGTCCATCGATTCAACGACGTGGACAATCGAACACCACCCCACTGACTGGACGTATTAATTTTGATGTAAAGAAATCAGTCAAGGCAAATGGTTCAGATTTACCAGTTGATGTGGCTACTCTaagatatttcttcaatttGGGCTTGGAATATCACCAAAAACTTTATCGAAATTCAG ATTTGCCAATTGACTCGAAGGAAGGAATTGTAAAGGTGTCTCCCGAAGTGCAGTTACCAAAACTAGATGAAAATGGGAACGATATTGGT ATAAAACCTGATCCGAACAACAATACTAATTCctcgaaaaataataataacaacaatacaAACACAAACAACTATTCaggacaaaataaacaaaacaatggtCAGCGTAGGTTCCCTTCGCGATATTTCAACAACAAAGAACGCCATAACTATCGATCGGCTCCACAAAATAATCGTTATCATCAAAATGAATACAACAATTCTAATGGTGGCGGCAACAAGGGCCACAAGCCCAATCCAAACTATTTATCAGCTCCTGGAACCAACAATTCTACTCCGAACTCACGAAACACTCAATCGTCCTCCAATAACAACCCTCGGCCTGGAAGTGCTGGAAATGGAAATGCAATTTCGACAAATGAACTTGTAGGCCAAACTTCGCCAATGATAAGTTTCGGTACAGTCGAAAATTGTGAATTGGTGCAG aCGCCAACAACATATAATTCTAACGGGCAAATACTAACGTCGTATGTTGGCCCATATGTGCAAGAATACGACCAACAGCAACCACCACAAGGAGCACCACAATCATCAGGCCTTTACATGCCAATGCCAGTTGGACCATCACCATATGGAATTTATACAGCAGGCCCAACTATTGGAACTACTCCTGTTGCTATGCATTCAGCAGGTGCATTCCCGTATTTGAGTGGACCACCACCTACTGGTATTCCGATGCATTCGCCAGGACATTCGGGCATTTCGCCAGCTCAAATGGGACCAACTTATTATGCCACTACAACGAGTGCCGAATCGGGTGGACCTGCTTTGATTGATGCCGCTGCCGTCGATCCAAATCATTATCCCTGTGTTGGTTATCCACCACCAGTACAGTTTTATTATTCTCCAACTAATGGAGTACCACCTTCTAACAATCAACCTGTAGGATCTCCTGGCCTTGGTCCACAG GGATACTGGTGTATGCCACCACCAATTCAAACTCATCCTTCGCCGCAACCACAGGCGGTAACTATGTTGGCTTCCTGCAACCAACCTACAGGTAATCGACGAGACAATCaatcaaaatctcaaaattccTCTGGAGATCAGTAA
- the LOC129944018 gene encoding CDK5RAP1-like protein: protein MHCFKLNSVTRLCRSRYSLAGISNEVFCSTKTKSNETPRKLPPNVPDLREFLIVNRDLSLKTNLAAQVRPDIPAYLEKSDFSGLNRKVFFEVYGCQMNVSDTEIVWAILKENQYQKCEDAKDADVILLVTCAIRDGAEQKIWHRLKHLNALKTKRSKKKSPLQIAVLGCMAERLKTQLLEKEQWVDVVAGPDSYKDLPRLLSLTSHYGQSAVNVILSADETYADIMPVRLNTEAPTSFVSIMRGCDNMCTYCIVPFTRGRERSRPVSSILEEIKKLEENGIKEVTLLGQNVNSYRDLSQSSVLHEQNNLVPGFKTVYKPKQGGLRFGELLQQVAEAVPEVRIRFTSPHPKDFPDSVLEAIKKYPNICENIHLPAQSGNSNVLERMRRGYTREVYIDLVKHIRSTLPNVALSSDFICGFCGETDAEFEDTITLIEQIKYNVAYVFAYSMREKTTAHRRFVDDVPQQIKMERVQRMMNAYRKGSAELHSRMVGQNQLILIEAKSKRSDAEWFGRNDANIKVIIKDCDLPASSVGDGEKKPIASGDFIAVKVVDSNSQVLKGNPLHHTTIQKYHESYTTDRSSSCT, encoded by the coding sequence atgcATTGCTTCAAACTAAATAGTGTGACAAGATTATGCCGAAGTCGATACAGTTTAGCTGGAATTAGCAATGAAGTCTTCTGCTctaccaaaacaaaaagtaatgaaACTCCAAGAAAACTACCACCCAATGTTCCTGACTTGCGGGAGTTCCTCATTGTCAACCGGGACTTGTCTCTGAAAACTAATTTAGCGGCTCAAGTTCGTCCAGATATTCCAGCATATTTGGAAAAGTCAGATTTCTCTGGCCTTAATCGCAAAGTATTCTTCGAGGTTTATGGATGCCAAATGAATGTCAGCGACACAGAGATAGTGTGGGCAATTCTCAAAGAAAATCAATATCAAAAGTGTGAAGATGCCAAAGATGCCGATGTTATTTTACTCGTCACATGTGCTATTCGTGACGGGGCGGAGCAGAAGATCTGGCATAGATTAAAACACCTCAATGCATTAAAAACAAAGAGATCCAAGAAGAAGTCACCTCTACAAATAGCTGTTCTGGGGTGCATGGCAGAGCGATTGAAGACTCAATTGCTAGAAAAGGAGCAGTGGGTGGATGTCGTTGCCGGACCCGATAGCTATAAGGACCTTCCGAGACTTTTGTCTTTAACTAGTCACTACGGCCAATCGGCTGTCAATGTCATCCTGTCTGCGGATGAAACTTATGCGGATATTATGCCCGTGAGACTCAATACCGAAGCGCCAACTTCATTTGTCTCGATTATGCGAGGTTGCGATAACATGTGTACCTATTGCATTGTTCCTTTTACGAGGGGACGTGAAAGATCAAGGCCGGTGAGTTCTATTCTTGAAGAAATCAAGAAACTTGAAGAAAATGGCATCAAAGAAGTTACTCTGCTGGGTCAGAATGTTAACAGCTACCGTGATCTCTCACAATCTTCCGTTCTACATGAACAAAATAACCTTGTTCCTGGATTCAAAACTGTTTACAAACCCAAACAAGGAGGGTTGCGTTTTGGTGAGTTGCTGCAGCAAGTGGCGGAGGCTGTTCCCGAAGTGCGAATTCGATTCACATCCCCACACCCAAAAGACTTCCCGGACAGTGTTCTAGAGGCAATAAAGAAATACCCTAACATTTGTGAAAATATCCACTTGCCCGCTCAGTCGGGAAACTCCAATGTTCTCGAGCGAATGCGTCGGGGATACACACGCGAAGTCTACATTGACCTTGTCAAGCACATACGTTCAACATTGCCCAACGTAGCGCTATCGAGTGACTTCATTTGTGGATTTTGTGGAGAAACTGATGCCGAATTCGAGGACACCATCACATTGattgaacaaattaaatacaatgtAGCATATGTGTTCGCTTATAGCATGCGAGAGAAAACCACGGCCCATCGAAGATTTGTTGATGATGTCCCACAGCAAATTAAAATGGAACGAGTGCAGAGAATGATGAATGCTTATCGCAAAGGTTCGGCTGAATTGCATTCTCGAATGGTCGGTCAAAATCAATTGATCTTAATTGAGGCTAAAAGCAAACGCTCCGACGCAGAATGGTTCGGCCGAAATGATGCAAACATTAAGGTCATTATCAAAGATTGTGATTTACCTGCGAGTTCTGTTGGAGATGGCGAGAAAAAGCCAATAGCTTCTGGTGATTTCATTGCCGTCAAAGTTGTTGACTCCAACTCGCAAGTTTTAAAAGGAAATCCTTTGCATCATACAACGATACAAAAGTACCATGAAAGTTATACCACAGATAGATCAAGTAGTtgtacataa